CTACATAACAGATTACGCAAGTGAGAATCCGCCAGTTACGAAAGCTAAATTCTTCCTTTCAGcatgaataaatacaataaatacacatGATTAAAGTACACAAAGTTGATGAGAGTTTTACTGTGAACTTGTTTCTACTTACTGCTTTCGTCTTAAACAGCGCCTTCTTGGACAGAAAACGGGACGCAGCACGAACACTCGCCATGTTGTCAGTTGGAGGACCGTTCCTGCGGCTCGAGGGAGGATCAGATATTCTGTTGCACTGGACTGAACCACTCTGAAAGAAGGGGGTGACACTTATATTACACCTAATAGTTTTTAATCCGAAACATTTTGTAATGTATGTGTAGTAGTGATAACCGTCGAAATAGTTTAAATAAATTCGCCCAAATGCATACATTGCTAAATTATAAAACTTAAGTAGACTTTtaaagaagtgttttttttatgaataaccCCTTGGTCGGTACAAATGGTCTGCTGAAGCGTAAAATTGTATAAGCTGGGTGTGCAGGAACAAATGTATAAGTGACCTAGACTTTTCATTCAAGGTGAGACACGGCTCCATGTATTTAACAGACGTACACTTACATGTTGTCGGAATTGCAAAGCTTTTATTCCCCTTATTATGCTTCTATTAAATATTCTTAATAGGACGAGCCACTGTGCTACATGTTAGCTAGCATGTTAGCTAGCATGGTAGCTCCTAGCTAGCCTTGTTTGTGGTTAGCTGAGGTGTCAAACTTCCAAATCATCTCAGACCGGTTATGCTGCAGAACTCTGTCGCAGTGTTTTGGTAAATGCTAACAAAGTAATTGCTAACGAACTTTTCTATCTAGTGTTTATTTGCAACAATTTCACCCATGGCACACACACAATTTCAAGACATGTTCATGTTTGTAAACAATTTAGCAGTGAATATCCCTCTTGCAACTACAGAACCAATAGGCACTGACAGATAATACAGTTTCTAATAATGTGATTATTGTTTATAACCAAActattttccagatgtttttaaGTGATGGTGCAAACACTCAGGCCCTGACACCCAAAGGCCGGGTGGTTACTGCAGTGTAAAATTCTGACTGTTGGATGTGAGCATTCATTATGATATACTTCTAAAGGAGTTCcttattgttgttttggtctgccCTGTGTTGTGTCATAGCAGCCTCCATGAACAACTTGAATGATCCCCCTAGATGGAACATCCAACCAGACCCCAGAGGAAGGGGGGCGGGGGCTGGTGATGGCAACCAATGGAACTACGCCCTGCTGGTCCCCATGCTGGGACTGGCTGCCTTCCGTAAGTTACACAAGGGGTTGTGTTATTGAATTAAGCAAAGCTCACGTGCAAAGAAGGGGAAGTCTGCCCGAGACTGGAACTTTGTTTTAGCTAAATATTTGTAGCTCCTTttgttattaatgttattattatccTATAAtactcatttttattgtaaatagcACAAATTTGCACCTTTTTATAAATACTAAgaatttttgtgcatttctgtaGATACCAGCATTTTAGGCACCTTATTACATGCTTTTTTGTACATTGTtcttttatctatctatcttgtaTGTAAgatgtgtgagctactggataccttgaatttcccGAAGGGGGATaaagtatctgtctgtctgtctgtctgtctgtctgtctgtctgtctgtctgtctgtctgtctatctatctattataGTGTCTAACTCTCCATTGAGCcttacatatacatacattgGTGAATAATACCAATCATCTTAACActgacttctcttttaggttcttgaaaagaaacaaaccagaaaGAAGTCCAGTTACCTTTTACTTAAATTTTCAGATTACCATGATCTCAATGACCGAGAATCTAGACAGACAATACTGATAGCCTCATTACAATGCAATAATCTTCTGGGAACCTGCATCCTggtattcatgtggatgttacttagACATGTATCACCTACCTGAATGTTGTCATAGACCAAGCACACCCCCAACGCATGGTAACTAACTCTCTCAAAATTGGAATTCAAGGAATCCACAATTACTCTGCTCTTCAGAAGTCAAGGCACCACTTACAATTCTATTCACTGTTGTATGTCGTCATCAGGTTGGATCTGGACCAGGGAATCTCAGAGAGAAATCCAGAAGGTCAAAGCCCAGTATGACAAAGATGTGTCCACAATACAAATCGAGATGGAGGCTCGTTACCGAGAGACGCTGACAGAGCGGCGCAGGGCAGCAGCtctgctggagctggagctggagaaggAGAGGCAGAGGGTGAAAGGCTACAAACAGGCCATGGTCTCACAGAGTCAGCAGCTTATGGAAGAACGCAAGCAGCTGCAGAAAGTAAAGATGTTACCATGTTTGTCGCCTCTCACTGTCTTCATTTAAGCTGCTGATGGGCCTCTCCTCTTTCTGTGTCTTCATTTCCACTGCTCATCTGCATTTTCTTATACCTCTTTCCCTTGTCCTGCTCTCACTTTCactattgtctgttttttttttttttctaaccgAAAGCCTCTTCTCCATAACCAAATCTCTGTTTCCCCTTACAAGGAACGAGAGACCTTGGAGGAAGACAAGCAAATGTTCATGAAGTCTGGAGCTGCAGGTGCTATACTGCATCAGGCCCTGGAGAGAGAGAACGACTGGTACCGTCGGGCTACAGCCACTCTGAAGGAGCTCGAGGGTCAGCTGGTGGAGCGGCAGAATGCCTACTGCTCCCTCATCCAACCACGAGATCAACGACTGGAGATGGAGAAGAACATGCTGCTTAAGGTCGTTAAAGAGCCCATCGGGGCAGAACTGGATCTCGAGTCCGACCTGAAGGATATTTTTAAGAGAGATAAGCATTGTGCGGACCTGCTAAATGTGGACAAGAGGAAGAATGGGAGCCTCATGTGGGTGTATCTCAAGTACTGGCAACTGCAAATCACCAtccagaaacacaaaagagcTGAGGAAGCCGTGTTAGGAGGGAAAATCCAGTCTGGCCGAAAGTGACCAGTGCAAAGCTAAGCCGGTGTTTTCATTTGACTTTGAAGGATGTTGACAGTATGTGCAGCAGGAATGGAAAATGTTGTTCCCACTCTGTGTAATATCATCACCTGAAAGGAATgttatgcaaacacacaagtgGTAACAAGGTAATGttcaatatttaaaagtttCATCTATGATCTCAGAAGCCCCAGTTAAGACTCATTAGCTTTAAATTGAAATgcatgaaaaattaaacattgcaCAAGGATAATTCAGGAAATACGCAACTGATGTTTAATGAAATATAAAGAGATGATTGTTTTCCATTTAGCTCCttggaaaatgtacaaaaatctatttaatttGCATTCTCTGAATGCCTTAGTTTAAAATATGTCTGGAAAGGGGATGTTTTTAGCCCCTTTTATCAGATATGAATTCAGGGTTTCCACAAACTGTTCACATTGTTCCATGtgacaatacattttctggACAAGCACTGTTTTTCATcagaaaattactcaaattctTAATAATATTGAAGTGAAAAACAGCATCCAAAACATGTTGTCAACACCACTATTACATTacagtctttttgtttttgtgggcTGTGTTTTGTATACTTGCTGATGGACTGTTGTGGGAGATATTTATCACAGAAACAGATTtgtttgtgatttgtttttaccTCCATCTATGACATCTCTATTTACAGCTGAAACGGTTGCCATCCTATAATACAGTGTAGAATAGTGCTCTTGTTTCTCATCACTGGTCTGTGGGATTCTGATAACTAGCAGGGAAATAGGACTTTACTCAAGGTGCATGTGTATAAAGTAGTACTAAAGTAATGCTACttcaagcaacaaaaatatacaaaaaaaaacaagaaaagctgtCAGTTGATCTCACACTCTTAAGCACTGGTACGGAAAGAATTATGTAAAATCTGTAGCTTTTTTATTTGGTCATCAGGCCTCTCTGTGctgttatgtttttattttcaccttGGTGAATAAGTGCTGGATGTAATGCCATAAAATAGGATATAATGACACTGACCACTGCAATCCTTTGAATTCATTTTAGGTTTAAGAACCTAATTTCTGTGTTGTCTGCGTTTCTCTTTTGAAACTCAAATGTGTTGCTATATTTACATAACTAGCTCATGTTACTTACCACTGGGGGCTGCTGTTACTGGATTTGAATACAGGAAAATGGTTTAATACAAtacctacactaccagtcaaacgtttTGATAtgccttctcatttaatgatttttctttattttcatgactattt
This genomic stretch from Amphiprion ocellaris isolate individual 3 ecotype Okinawa chromosome 9, ASM2253959v1, whole genome shotgun sequence harbors:
- the ccdc127a gene encoding coiled-coil domain-containing protein 127a; this translates as MNNLNDPPRWNIQPDPRGRGAGAGDGNQWNYALLVPMLGLAAFRWIWTRESQREIQKVKAQYDKDVSTIQIEMEARYRETLTERRRAAALLELELEKERQRVKGYKQAMVSQSQQLMEERKQLQKERETLEEDKQMFMKSGAAGAILHQALERENDWYRRATATLKELEGQLVERQNAYCSLIQPRDQRLEMEKNMLLKVVKEPIGAELDLESDLKDIFKRDKHCADLLNVDKRKNGSLMWVYLKYWQLQITIQKHKRAEEAVLGGKIQSGRK